CCACGCCtctccaaaaattcataaacacTTTTCCCTATAAACACACATAGAAACTCGTCCCCTCTCCTTGTCTATAAACATCGGAACACCAACCCATTAACACACCTGGATCCTCAGCCAGCCAGTCCTATCACTGATTTGGAACTCACTCCTTCACCACCTAAATGTACGCTTCCTCCTACAGGTGTTGTCACTcgacttcaaaacaacatcacCAAACCCAAACCAATTTTTGATTACCTAGCCAAATTAAACCCCACCATCTCACCCATTACTATCAAACAAGCACAAAGGCACCATGAGTGGTGTGATGCGATGAAACAGGAACTTGATGCTTTAACTAAGAACCAGACTTGGAAAAAAGTTCCTGTTgacccaacaaaaaaaatagtatcaTGTAAGTGGCTTTTCCGGATCAAGAGAAATGTCGATGGCACCATCGATAGATACAAAGCTCGCCTGCTTGCAAAGTTCTTCACTCATAGATCAAGTATTGATTTTCACGCCACATTAAGCCTAGTCGTCAAACCCACCACAGTTCGCATCATCCTCCTGTGGCAATTTGTCACAATTGTCACCTTCGGCAACTTGATATCAATAATATATTTCTCGAAGGAAACCTGGACGATGAAGTGTACATGGAACAACCTCCAGGGTTTACTAGTGCTGACAAACCAACACATATATGTCGTGCGCAAGGCAATCTATAGCTTGAAGCAGGCTCCTCAGGCTTGGTACAATGCCCTTACGAGTTACCTTTCATCCATGGTCTTTGTTAAGACAAAATCAGATGCCTCACTACTTTTTTGACATGGTCTACGTGACACATTGTCTGTCCTTGTCTATGTCGACAATATCATTATCACTGGAAGCAACACTTTGAGTGTCAATCAGGTTATCACTTCCCTTGCTTCTCAGTTCTCTATTAAAGATTTAGGTAATCTTCATTACTTTATTAGTGTTGAAGTGATACGCAGCTCTTCATGTTTAATTCTCACCCAAGCAAACTATGTAAATGAGATTTTAAATGATCAGCTAATGACCGACTGCAAGAGTGTCAACACACCAATGAATGCCTCTGAGTCACTCACCTTGTCTAATGGAACTCACCTAATGACTGATGCTACTCATTATCTTCGAGTCTTTCATAGTCTTCAATACCCATATTTCTCCAGGATGGACATAGCCTATGCGGTAAACAAGTTCTCAATTCATGCAAGCACCATAAGACCTTCACTAGAAAGTTGTGAAGCGTGTTCTCCAATACCTATGTGGTGCCATTCAACTAGGACTACCTGTTACTCTTATTAATGACTTCAATCTACATGTGTACTCTAATACGAATTATGGTGGAGACATCTCTAACGGGGTATCTTCATTTGGCTACATCTTATTTCTTGGTGCAATCCGATTAGTTGGTCctcaaagaaacaaaatatttcCTCACGCTCCTCCACCGAGTTTGAGTACAAGGCGGTGGCTAATGACCTTTCTGAAACATTGTGGGTCAATAATCTCCTAAATGAGTTGTGTTTTCCAGTATATCAGCTACAGACAATCTATTGTGACAATCTTGGAGCTACATCCTAAGCAAGAATTTTCTTCCTTCATAGTCGTGTGAAGCATGTTGCAGTGGACTTTCACTTTGTTTGCCACCATGTCAACATCAAAAGTGTTCGTGTTGTTCCTGTCCATGGTGCCAATAAAATAGCTGACACTCTTACCAAGGCACTGCCTAAATCTTTATTTGAGAAAAATCTATTCAAGCTAGGATTAGTGATCCATCGCCTAACGTGAGGGGGCCTATTGGAGCATTAATAGTTAGTTCAGATAGTAGTTAATAACTACATCGGTATTAGTGCTTCATAGTCCTTGCTTATTTAGGAATCTACATTATCTATATTAgcatatattatttatgtagtttaattagtttaggagtcttattcatttctttataactCTATTTAATACCTTTCAGCCTTCATTAGTAAAGTATCGTTTTTCAGAATCTATTCAGTCTTTACATGGTATCTGGGCTCTTCACCCTCTAACGAGAACgatccaattttttttcctttcttctcaCAGATGATCACAAACATGACCAATCACAATGGCAACAAAAATGGCAACAATCCTAGAGTTGTCAACGCTGATAACACTACTGGTAGAAACATTATAATTCTGTTCAATCCAGTGTCCCGATTACCCCTCAAACTAAGCGGTGGTCACAACTTCGCCATCTGGAAAGCCCAATTGTCCATGCTTATGTATTGCAACAACCTCTTAAGCCATCTCTATGGGACCACTCTATCCCTCAGTAGCACGATTACCCTTGGCACAAACACATCTCCTAATCCATCCTTTTTAACTTGGTTCTGTCTGGATAAAATCATCAAGAATTCCCTCATGACTTCTGTCAAACCCACTATTGCTTCTATTGTTACTGCCGTAGACTCAACTAAATTAGCTTGGGATGCTGTACATACCACTAATGTGAACAGGTCTCAAACTCGGGTCTTTAGTTTTCCTGATCAGCTTGCCCATGTCACTAAAGAATCCCACTCCATTATTGATTATCTTCACACTATTCGGTCTATTTCAGATGAGTTAGCCACTGCTGGTGCTCCTCTGTCCAATCCGTAACTCATCGTCAAAAAACTCAGTGGTCTAGGTCCCGAGTTTATGAGATCGCCACTGCCATTCGTGCACGTGATACGGCTATATCGTATGAGGAATTGTTCGAAAAACTACTAGACTATAAACTTTTCCTTTGCTATGGGGATGCTAAGAAACTGTCCATTCCTATCATAGCAGCAGTTTCTACTCCAAAGTAAAACACCAATAATTGCAACAGTCGCAGGCAGACCAACAATTCTCAACAATGGCGCCATAACTCAAGTCCAAACACTCCACCATAATGGCATTCCATCCAAATAGTATTACTCGATGTCAACTATGTAACAGGATTGGCCACACCACCAATGTCTACCGCTCGAAGTCTCATAATCACTTTGAAGCCAAAGCTAACTATTTTGCTTGATTTACTGCCGCCACCAACCCTTGGATAGTCGAATAAGGCGCCACCCATCACATCACAACGGAGCCACACAACCTACAATCGTACATGGTAACGAGGATATCTCTATGGGTGATGGGAACAAAATTGTCACCTCTCACACTGGTTCTACTCAATTAAATGCATCAAATAATGTTTTTAAGCTAGCACATACTTTATGTGCCCCGACCATTAAACGCAAGCTTCTCTCTGTTTCTAAATTTTGTCAAGATAATTTCAAATCCATTGAATATTTTCCTTTTGACTTTGTTATTAAGGATATGAAAACGCGAAAACCGCTGGTGCACGGTCACACCAACAATGGACTGTATGAGTGGCCTCTCTCATATCCCCAAGCTCACATGACTACCACATCCACTCCTCTCACTACTTGGCAtcaacgtcttggtcatcctcACTCTAGGGTTCTTAGgtgtattttaaataaattattgctACCGTTTCATGAGCGAGCCAAACTATCTTATTGTAATTCTTGCTTATCTAATAAAGCCCATCGGCATCCTTTTACTCGATTATCTTTGTGTAGCTCTAAACtgcttcaaattatttttagtgaTTTATGGGGGCCATCACCCATCTTATCTCTTGATAAAAAGTTGTACTATTGtatctttatttatcaatatacaaaatacacttggctCTACACATTAACCAAAAAGAGTGAAGTTAAAGAcatctttcaaaaatttcatcctTTGATggaaaaaccttttttttttgacataaaaaTTTTATCATTGTATACTGATGGTAGAGGAGAGTATAAAAGTCTTCACTCTTACGACATCATCATATCTTTGAAACTGCCATAACACTCTTACTTGAGGCATACCTTCCACCCCAATTTTTGGTCTTTCGCGTGTCATCTAGTGTTTGCCTCATCAACCTTCTGCCAACCTCTAACCTAGATAATCAATCTCCATTCCAACGATTACTTGGTAAATCACCCAATTATAATTTCTTatggatttttttgttttttgtgcTATCGATGGATTAAACCATACTCAAAAAATAAACTTGAACCAAAATCTACCCCGTGTGTCTATATCGGATTCTCCTTATTACATCACTGTTACCAATGTTTTGATCCAATTTCTACAAAGGTGTATTTATCCCGATATGTGCGATTTGTTGAGCATATTGTTCATTTAGAACTTTGTTCTCTAATACTACCATTAGTTCAGCTCACCTGTAATGGACAAAAACCACACTCCTAAATTCTTCAGACCCCACGACTAAAATTCCCATAGTTACAAATCTTTCCCCACCATTAGACGCTACACTGCCAAATCCTTCAGACGCCACATTCAGCCTTGTCGTCAAGCCCACCAAGTTGGCATCATCCTCTCTGTGGCAATTCGTCACAATTGGGACCTTGGGCAACTTGATGTCAATAATGTCTTTCTCCAGGGAAACCTGGACGAGGAAGTGTACATGGCACAACCTCTAGGGTTTACTAGTGATGACAAACCAACACATATATGACGTATTTGCAAGGCAATCTATTGCTTGAAGTAGGCTCCTCGCCCTTGGTACAATACTCTCACGGGTTACCTTTCATCCATACACTTTGTTAAGATAAAATCAGATGCCTCACTACTTGTTAGACATGGTCTATGTGACACATTGTTCGTCCTTGTCTATGTCGACGATATCGTTGTCACTGGAAACAACACTTTGAGTGTCAATTAGCTTATCACTTCCCTTGCTTCTCAGTTCCCTATTAAAGATTTAGGTAATCTTCATTACTTTATTGGTGTTGAAGTGATACGCAGCTCTTCAAGTTTAATTCTCACCCAAGCAAACTATGTAAATGAGATTTTAAATGATGAGCTAATGACCAACTGCAAGAGTGTCAACACACCAATGAGTGCCTCTGAGTTACTCACCTTATCTGATAGAATTCACCTAACTGATGCTATACGTTATCGCCAAGTCTTGGGTAGGATTCAATACCTATCCTTCACTGAAAAGTTGTGGAGCATTTTCTCCGATACCTACGTGGTACCATTCAACTAGGCCTACGTGTTACTCCCATTTATGACTTCAACCTACATGTGTACTCTGATGCGGATTGGGGTGGAGACATCTCTCATAGAGTATCTACATCTGACTACATCTTATTTGTTGGTTGCAATCCGATTATTTGGTTctcaaagaaacaaaatattgTCTCGCGCTCCTCCACCGAGTCTGAGTACAAAGCGGTGGCTAATGCCCTTTTTGAAACCTTGTGGGTCATCAATCTCCTAAATGATCTGTGTTTTCCAGTACATCAGCTACCCACAATTTATTGTTACAATCTTGGAGCCACATTCGCCACATTCTTGAGCGAGAATCCTGTCCTCCATAGCCGTGTGAAGCATGTCACACTGGACTTACACTCTGTTAGTTACCATGTAAACATCAAAAGTGTTCGTGTTATTCATGTCCATGGGGCCGATCAAATAGCCGACACTCTTACCAAGGGACTGCCTAAATTTGCATTTGAGAATAATCTATTCAAGTTAGGCCTAGTGATCCATCGCCTAACCCGTATTAAAGCATCAACAGTTAATTCAgatagtaattaataattatgtcGGTATTAGTGTTTCATAGTCCTTGCTTATTTAGGAATCTGAATTATCTATATTCGCAGATATTATTTATGTAGTTCAATTAGTTTAGGAGTCTTATGCGTTTATTTATAACTCTATTTAATACCTTTCAGTCTTCATTAATAAAGTATCGTTTTTCAGAATCCATTCAGTCTTTACAATATGCATATGGAGAAGGGTGGATGAAATGTAGTCTCCACAATAGCAAATGTTTGCAGGTATATTATGGTTTTAATCACACTGTTTCTGTGTTTCAAGAGTTTGATGTAACACTTCGACCATGCTGAACTATACTTATTTTTGATTGACTAAAAACAAACTCTACCTTTGCTGCAACAAAGTATACCACTATCGTTGTAGGAGTAAATTTTGTATTGATTCACCATCTAAATCGGTGAATCAATCTAGGTTGTTTGCTTTTGTTATTTCAGTGAAAATTGAGTACAGATAAGCTTCATTATTTTCTCTACATTGATCATTTTTATAGCATGACATGGTGCAGATTTTTAGTGACTGCTGGAATATTATTCTCTAGTTCTTGTTAGATTTTGATCACGAAATATGACAAGGGGAATAGACATTAAACGTAGTTGGGGAGGCCGTGGAGGCATGACTAACTAAGGAGGAGGAAGCTACAAGCAGCCACCAGAAACTTCTCAAAAGGATGCTAGTGAACCATAAATTCCTACAACTCAACAAGTTGGTTTAAACCAGCGTATTGTCTCATCACGTGACAGTTATCCCAATTTCAAGATGCAATTTCTCAACAAATAACTGCTCTTGAAAATGTTGGTGGTCAACAAGAAGCTTATGCTTCTCTGGACATTGAACGACATCAAACATCTTTATCTCAGAATTTTGGTGCTCAACCCGAAACTCCAACTCAACATGTTTCTCCTGAACAAACACTAGCATCTTTTGGAAGTAGTAAtccacataaaatacaagataCATATAGTGGCATGAAATCCTTGAAAGTAAATGGACATATGTATGTGAAACAGAAGGATATAAGTTATAgctaaatatgtttttatttaataatcttCTCATAAATTATTCTACTAACTATTTTGTAGATTCTGACCACATGAGGCTGTTGGGGATGTGGTGTTAGCCTTTAAAAAAAGCTTCTCTGGACCATGGCATTGTTGGAGCAAAGTTCGAGACCTTGTACGAGACAAATGGTTTAATGACTTTGAGGTATCTATACCTGAACAAGAATCTGCGAATTTAACTTAAGCATTAGATTTTTTTGCATTagtaaattctaaaaataaagtatatgtGCGTGCATTTGAGAAGACACTTATTAATACATGTATCTTGTAGTGTACTGATTAATGGGAAAATTGTTAAGTCTTTAAAAGAGATTCCTCCTTTTGGCCTGATGTTGTATTTTTGTGTTGAGTCGGAGGATGATTTCTCGagttaaatgtttttttattgttagTGCTGTTAAAATCTTCTAGCATTTTGCTTAAGTTGAAACATGTTATATGAAAGCATTAACAACGATTTTAGTACCTATGATTCAGATTTTCTTTGTTTCCCCTATATGAATATCATTTGATATCAACCTTCAATTTTAGTATCTGTCTCTATATTTTCAGCCAATTTATTAGTGTCTTCCACAACCTTTTTGCAtatctaaaacaaataaatatatgtatgaaaGATTCCACTTCTCATGAGTTACATATCACACAATCTGGGGGAACATGTATTTACCACCTCTCAAATATATCTATAGTAGCTAATCTTTCTTGTAATGTTATTCATGGAATGTAATGGTATTGTGGTActatctttttgataattataagACTCTGTAATCTGAAATCTTTACATAAGAACAGGTAAGTTACTTTGATATTGTACTTTTGTTTTGAGGCTAACTGCTTCAGATCAACAAGTAGTGTTTTATGATTGAATCATATTTTACATTCGAAAATCTTTCTCACAAGCCAACAAGTTATTTGAGGAGTTCTCATTGTGCATATATCTTGTCTCTTTATGTAGATGTTTTTTAGCCATTTAGGTTATTATATCTCAAAGATACAACTCATAGAAGCTTAGCAGCCTTGTTACACACTTGTAATCAATTATATTCAAGTGTCCTGCACTTCTAGGTTTACATTGTGTCTCATAAGTTTTAAAGGTCAGCCTCCTTGATGtccaattattctttttaaccaGAATTGTGCATCTCTACTTGAAAAACAATactaaattgattatttaatttttatttgtagaaGAGTTATTCTTTTTCAGGTGAAGATAAAGTACTTGTTCGGAGAACTTTTAACCGGGTGGGTAGTGAAAGATTGAGTGACAATTTGGGAAAACAAAAGAGAACATTTGCAAGAACAAAGAAAATACCGAAGTTGATTTCTCAAGTTCATTTGGAAGGTTTGATGAGATATTGGGACtcttaaaagaaatttaaaaaaaaaagtatcagCAAAAAACTCGAAGAATAAAATGTCCTCTACTAATGGAGAAGGTCCTTCCTTACATACTGGAGGATCGGTTGCATGTGCTGAGTACAAAAGAAATGTAagtaattctttatttttgtttagtttttattattattagtcatatgttattctatatttatgttgaaaattaacaatatatttGGTTGTAGAAGGAACTAACTGGTAAAGAGCTTTGAAAAGATGAATTATTTCTAAAGACTCACAAAaccaaaaatgaaaagaagtgGATCAGTGGTAAACCGGAAAGGATGTGGGTATGTTTTTATCTCATTTCATCAGTGATATTTATTCTGaaagttattttttgtttaaatttaaatcCATGTGAATTGTTTTCTAAGAAGCAAAAACA
The nucleotide sequence above comes from Solanum pennellii chromosome 9, SPENNV200. Encoded proteins:
- the LOC107030250 gene encoding uncharacterized protein LOC107030250, which encodes MTNHNGNKNGNNPRVVNADNTTGRNIIILFNPVSRLPLKLSGGHNFAIWKAQLSMLMYCNNLLSHLYGTTLSLSSTITLGTNTSPNPSFLTWFCLDKIIKNSLMTSVKPTIASIVTAVDSTKLAWDAVHTTNVNRSQTRVFSFPDQLAHVTKESHSIIDYLHTIRSISDELATAGAPLSNP